The Penaeus chinensis breed Huanghai No. 1 chromosome 29, ASM1920278v2, whole genome shotgun sequence genome window below encodes:
- the LOC125040663 gene encoding zinc finger protein 219-like, which yields MTGACPKTAAIPMGPASGAFTPYTASTSPRGSTPDLGQVAPADKQSFMCPVCGKQFGQPYNLRRHLTTHTGERPYRCPHCNYAASQNVHLEKHIRRIHLNNGQNEHPTGPAVTWPLQATAVTP from the coding sequence ATGACTGGTGCCTGTCCGAAGACTGCTGCCATACCTATGGGCCCAGCTAGTGGGGCCTTCACTCCCTACACGGCCTCGACCTCCCCAAGGGGCAGTACCCCAGACTTGGGTCAGGTGGCACCTGCCGACAAGCAGTCTTTTATGTGCCCCGTGTGTGGGAAACAGTTTGGGCAGCCCTACAACCTCCGCCGCCACCTGACCACCCACACGGGAGAGAGACCTTACCGTTGTCCCCACTGTAACTATGCCGCCTCTCAGAATGTCCACCTGGAGAAGCACATCCGACGCATACACTTGAATAACGGCCAGAATGAACACCCAACTGGGCCAGCAGTCACTTGGCCCCTGCAAGCCACAGCTGTAACTCCTTAA